The proteins below come from a single Chrysoperla carnea chromosome 1, inChrCarn1.1, whole genome shotgun sequence genomic window:
- the LOC123302744 gene encoding cullin-3, which translates to MNVKVNERKQYSAGTMMKNTSSINKKEGKMRIRAFPITMDEKYVESIWNLLKNAIQEIQKKNNSGLSFEELYRNAYTMVLHKHGERLYSGLKEVVTHHLESKVREDVLRSLHNNFLLILNQAWNDHQTSMVMIRDILMYMDRVYVQQNDVDNVYNLGLIIFRDQVVRYGCIRDHLRDTLLATVMRERRGEVVDRIAIKNACQMLMVLGINSRSVYEEDFERPFLQQSAEFYKMESQKFLAENSASVYIKKVEARISEEAERAKHYLDDSTEPRIVDVVEQELIKKHMKTIVDMENSGVVHMLRNQKTEDLACMYKLFGRVADGLRTISDCVSNYLREQGKALVQEEENQSSTNAITFVQSLLDLKDRFDHFLHNSFNNDKIFKQMIASDFEHFLNLNPKSPEYLSLFIDDKLKKGVKGMTEAEIEVVLDKTMVLFRFLQEKDVFERYYKQHLAKRLLLNKSVSDDSEKNMISKLKTECGCQFTSKLEGMFKDMTVSNTIMEEFKEHILTSGTHLHGVDLSVRVLTTGFWPTQSATPKCSIPTAPRNAFEAFRRFYLAKHSGRQLTLQPQLGSADLNAVFFGPRREESEGKDGASSSTSVISSRSQGPRKHIIQVSTYQMCVLMLFNNRERLTYEEIQNETDIPERDLIRALQSLAMGKATQRVLIKQPRTKEIEPSHLFSVNDSFTSKLHRVKIQTVAAKGESEPERRETRNKVDEDRKHEIEAAIVRIMKARKRMSHNILVAEVTELLKSRFLPSPVIIKKRIEGLIEREYLARTPEDRKVYTYVA; encoded by the exons ATGAATGTGAAAGTTAACGAAAGGAAACAGTATTCTGCTGGCACGATGATGAAAAATACtagttcaattaataaaaaggaAGGCAAGATGAGAATCCGGGCTTTTCCG ATTACCATGGATGAAAAGTACGTCGAAAGTATTTGGAACCTCTTGAAGAATGCAATTCAagagatacaaaaaaagaacaacAGTGGATTAAGTTTTGAAGAATTATACAGAAATGCATATACAATGGTATTGCATAAACATGGCGAAAGGTTATATTCAGGGTTAAAAGAAGTGGTTACTCATCATTTAGAATCAAAAGTGCGAGAAGATGTTCTACGCTCattacacaataattttttgttaatattaaatcaaGCGTGGAACGATCATCAAACTAGTATGGTTATGATTAGAGATATTCTCATGTATATGGATAGAGTTTATGTTCAACAAAACGACGTTGATAATGTTTACAATCTGGGATTAATCATTTTTCGAGatcaa gtTGTCCGTTATGGCTGCATTCGAGATCATCTTCGGGACACATTATTAGCAACAGTAATGCGAGAACGTCGTGGTGAAGTTGTTGATCGTATTGCTATTAAAAATGCTTGTCAAATGTTAATGGTGTTGGGCATAAATTCACGTTCAGTATATGAAGAGGATTTTGAAAGACCATTTCTACAACAGTCCgctgaattttataaaatggaaaGTCAAAAATTCTTAGCTGAAAATAGTGCCTccgtatatattaaaaaagtagaGGCACGTATTAGTGAAGAGGCTGAAAGAGCCAAACATTATTTGGATGACAGCACTGAACCACGTATAGTAGATGTTGTTGaacaagaattaattaaaaaacacatgAAAACAATTGTAgat ATGGAAAATTCTGGAGTGGTTCATATGTTAAGAAACCAGAAGACTGAAGACCTTGCGTGcatgtataaattatttggaCGCGTTGCTGATGGTTTACGTACAATATCTGATTGTGTCAGTAATTATTTACGTGAGCAAGGTAAAGCATTAGTGCAAGAAGAAGAAAATCAATCATCAACCAATGCAATCACTTTTGTGCAATCATTATTGGATTTAAAAGATCGTTTTGATCATTTCTTACATAATTCAttcaataatgataaaatatttaaacaaatgataGCATCCGATTTCGAACACTTCTTGAATTTGAATCCGAAGAGTCCagaatatttatcattatttattgatgataaattaaAGAAAGGTGTCAAAGGAATGACTGAAGCTGAGATTGAAGTGGTGTTAGATAAAACAATGGTACTGTTTAGATTCTTACAAGAAAAAGATGTGTTCGAACGATACTATAAACAGCATTTAGCTAAACGATTATTACTTAACAAAAGTGTTAGTGATGATTCTGAAAAGAACATGATATCGAAGttaaaa ACGGAATGTGGCTGCCAATTTACGTCCAAACTAGAGGGAATGTTTAAAGATATGACTGTATCTAACACAATTATGGAAGAATTTAAGGAGCATATATTAACATCTGGA ACTCATTTACATGGCGTTGATCTAAGTGTTCGTGTATTAACAACTGGATTTTGGCCAACGCAGAGTGCAACCCCAAAATGTAGTATTCCAACAGCACCTAGGAATGCTTTTGAGGCGTTTAGACGATTTTATTTAGCTAAGCACAGTGGCCGACAGTTAACATTACAACCACAATTAGGGAGTGCCGATTTAAATGCAGTATTCTTTGGACCGCGACGAGAAGAAAGTGAAGGTAAAGATGGAGCTAGTTCTTCCACTAGCGTAATATCATCAAGATCTCAAGGACCCCGTAAACATATTATTcag gtttCAACTTATCAAATGTGCGTTTTAATGTTATTCAATAATCGAGAGCGTCTCACATATGaagaaatacaaaatgaaaCCGACATACCTGAACGAGATTTAATTCGAGCTTTACAATCACTAGCAATGGGTAAAGCAACACAACGTGTTCTCATAAAACAGCCACGAACAAAAGAAATTGAACCGTCTCATCTTTTTAGCGTTAATGATTCATTTACTTCTAAGTTGCATAG GGTAAAAATACAAACAGTGGCTGCCAAAGGCGAATCCGAGCCAGAGCGACGTGAAACTAGGAACAAAGTTGATGAGGATCGTAAACATGAAATAGAAGCAGCTATTGTAAGGATTATGAAAGCTCGTAAACGAATGTCT caTAACATACTCGTAGCAGAAGTTactgaattattaaaaagtcgATTCCTACCATCACCtgtgattattaaaaaacgaataGAAGGGTTAATTGAGCGCGAGTACCTGGCGCGCACTCCAGAAGATCGTAAAGTGTACACATACGTCGCCTGA